Proteins found in one Planctomycetes bacterium MalM25 genomic segment:
- the bicA gene encoding Bicarbonate transporter BicA, with the protein MIDLLIKRDVSLKTELLSGLTVALALVPEAVAFAFVAGVDPSVGLWAAFFVGFITSLLGGRPGMISGATGAMAVVMTAFVVLYGLEYLFAAVLLCGVVQIACGLFGVGKYIRLLPHSVMLGFVNGLAIVIGMAQFEQLKTNHRVEYDALEGTFAITGDWLSGGAMALTAALILATMAIIHFVPKFTKAVPGTLVAIVAMTLLCHLAPIDTVTVNDTVHEMKALAAEKKAKTDLFEAEKPGLLYAKVDERGEEIAAAEIALDEQANTPAERVAGRFEIPHIPLTFESLLIIGGLAVTLASIGLIESLMTLTLIDELTETRGSSNRECMAQGLANMVCGLFGAMGGCAMIGQSMINIRSGGRHRLSGVSAALFLLAFILIPPLWQAIGMIPVPALIGVMFIVVIATFEWTSLRLWNKIPASDMLVIVAVSAITVLADLAIAVASGVVISALVFAWKKSHAIQADISETDGVKTYKLDGPLFFGAVTSFKEIFTPAEDPQRVRIEFAGTKVYDHSALEAINGLCAKYRELGKEVTLNDLSEDCLELIDRADRILDVNVEEDTAQVAV; encoded by the coding sequence ATGATCGATCTGCTAATCAAGCGCGACGTCAGCCTGAAGACCGAGCTGCTTTCCGGCCTGACGGTTGCCCTGGCGCTGGTCCCCGAGGCGGTCGCCTTCGCGTTTGTGGCGGGCGTCGATCCCTCGGTCGGTCTGTGGGCGGCGTTCTTCGTCGGCTTCATCACCTCGCTCCTGGGTGGCCGCCCCGGCATGATCTCCGGCGCCACCGGCGCGATGGCCGTTGTCATGACGGCGTTCGTTGTGCTTTACGGCCTCGAGTACCTGTTCGCCGCCGTGCTGCTGTGCGGTGTGGTTCAGATCGCCTGCGGGCTGTTCGGCGTGGGTAAGTACATCCGGCTGCTGCCGCACTCGGTGATGCTCGGCTTCGTGAACGGCCTGGCGATCGTGATCGGCATGGCCCAGTTCGAGCAACTCAAGACCAATCATCGCGTCGAGTACGACGCCCTCGAAGGGACCTTCGCCATCACGGGCGACTGGCTCAGCGGCGGCGCCATGGCGCTCACCGCGGCCCTGATCCTAGCGACGATGGCGATCATCCACTTCGTCCCCAAGTTCACTAAGGCGGTGCCCGGCACGCTGGTGGCGATCGTCGCGATGACGCTGCTCTGCCACTTGGCGCCGATCGACACGGTGACCGTCAACGACACCGTTCACGAGATGAAGGCCCTCGCCGCCGAGAAGAAGGCCAAGACCGACCTCTTCGAGGCGGAGAAGCCCGGTTTGCTGTACGCCAAGGTCGACGAGCGGGGCGAGGAGATCGCCGCCGCGGAGATCGCCCTCGACGAGCAGGCCAACACCCCCGCCGAGCGTGTCGCCGGTCGCTTCGAGATCCCGCACATTCCGCTGACCTTCGAGAGCCTGCTGATCATCGGCGGCCTGGCGGTGACGCTCGCCTCGATCGGGCTGATCGAATCGCTCATGACCCTCACGCTCATTGACGAGCTCACCGAGACCCGCGGCTCCAGCAACCGCGAGTGCATGGCCCAGGGCCTCGCCAACATGGTCTGCGGCCTGTTCGGCGCCATGGGGGGCTGTGCGATGATCGGCCAGTCGATGATCAACATCCGCTCCGGCGGTCGCCACCGCCTGTCGGGCGTATCGGCGGCGCTCTTCTTGCTCGCGTTCATCCTGATCCCGCCCCTCTGGCAGGCGATCGGCATGATCCCTGTGCCCGCTCTCATCGGGGTGATGTTCATCGTGGTGATCGCCACCTTCGAGTGGACGAGCCTCCGCCTGTGGAACAAGATCCCAGCGAGCGACATGCTGGTGATCGTCGCCGTGTCGGCGATCACGGTGCTGGCCGACCTGGCGATCGCGGTCGCCTCGGGCGTGGTGATCTCGGCCCTGGTCTTCGCCTGGAAGAAGTCGCACGCGATCCAGGCCGACATCAGCGAGACCGACGGCGTGAAGACCTACAAACTGGACGGGCCGCTCTTCTTCGGCGCCGTGACGAGCTTCAAGGAGATCTTCACCCCCGCCGAGGATCCGCAGCGTGTCCGCATCGAGTTCGCCGGCACGAAGGTCTACGACCACTCGGCCCTCGAAGCGATCAATGGTCTCTGCGCGAAGTACCGCGAGCTGGGCAAGGAGGTCACGCTGAACGACCTGTCTGAGGATTGCCTCGAACTGATCGATCGCGCTGACCGCATCCTCGACGTGAATGTCGAGGAAGACACCGCCCAGGTGGCGGTCTAA
- a CDS encoding putative FAD-linked oxidoreductase, whose protein sequence is MALIETTPNRHNRADEALVTALRQLVGAENVLTEPVDVTPYAFDGTAALKQRPGCVVLPREAKHIAACVTTVTAAGVPLVTRGSGTGLSGGSVPLDGCVVLGLNHLDSILEVDTANLTMRVEPGVITMRVDEEAAKHGLFYPPDPGSQKISTIGGNVAENSGGLRGLKYGVTRDYVMGLRVVLADGQEVWLGNQCVKDVAGYNLKDLFIGSEGTLGVVTEVLLKLLPRPTARRTMVAQFSEIGAAAQAVSDIISRKIVPCTVEFLDQTTIRCVEDFANLGLPIGAAALLLLESDGHPTVVEEETEAMRQALADNGATGIEVASDEHEAERLRTARRAAFSALARVSPTTILEDVTVPRSELADMVRFIAACADRHRLRVGVFGHMGDGNLHPTFLTDERDEEEMPRVEAALAEIVDETLRRGGTITGEHGVGLAKKPFLRQQLGDASYELLGRVKRSLDPEGLLNPGKVFD, encoded by the coding sequence ATGGCCCTCATCGAAACGACCCCAAACCGGCACAACCGAGCCGACGAAGCGCTTGTCACCGCGCTCCGCCAGCTCGTCGGCGCTGAGAACGTGCTGACCGAGCCGGTCGACGTCACGCCTTACGCGTTCGACGGCACCGCCGCTTTAAAGCAGCGTCCGGGCTGCGTCGTGCTGCCGCGTGAAGCGAAACACATTGCGGCGTGCGTCACCACCGTGACCGCCGCGGGGGTTCCGTTGGTGACTCGCGGTAGTGGCACCGGGTTGTCAGGCGGTAGCGTGCCGCTCGACGGGTGCGTGGTGCTCGGGCTGAATCACCTCGATAGCATTCTGGAGGTCGACACGGCGAACCTGACGATGCGGGTCGAGCCGGGCGTCATCACGATGCGAGTCGATGAGGAGGCCGCCAAGCACGGCCTCTTTTACCCGCCCGACCCCGGCTCGCAGAAGATCAGCACGATCGGGGGCAACGTCGCGGAGAATTCGGGCGGGCTGCGCGGTCTCAAGTACGGCGTCACACGCGACTACGTCATGGGGCTTCGAGTCGTCTTGGCAGACGGCCAGGAGGTCTGGCTCGGCAACCAGTGCGTGAAGGACGTCGCCGGCTACAACCTGAAGGACCTGTTCATCGGCAGCGAGGGGACGCTCGGCGTGGTGACGGAGGTCCTGCTCAAGCTCCTCCCACGCCCCACCGCCCGTCGGACGATGGTGGCTCAGTTCAGCGAGATCGGCGCCGCGGCGCAGGCGGTCTCGGACATCATCTCGCGAAAGATCGTCCCTTGCACGGTCGAGTTCCTCGACCAGACGACGATCCGCTGCGTCGAAGACTTCGCGAACCTCGGCCTGCCGATCGGAGCGGCCGCGCTTTTGCTCTTGGAGTCCGATGGCCACCCCACGGTGGTGGAAGAGGAGACCGAGGCGATGCGTCAGGCGCTCGCGGACAACGGCGCCACAGGCATCGAAGTCGCCAGCGACGAGCACGAGGCGGAACGCCTTCGCACGGCCCGCCGAGCCGCCTTTTCGGCGCTCGCCCGCGTGAGCCCGACGACGATCCTCGAGGACGTGACCGTCCCCCGCAGCGAGCTGGCCGATATGGTCCGCTTCATCGCCGCGTGCGCGGATCGACACCGACTCCGGGTCGGCGTCTTCGGCCACATGGGCGACGGCAACTTGCACCCGACCTTCCTCACCGACGAGCGGGACGAGGAAGAGATGCCCCGTGTCGAGGCGGCCCTCGCCGAGATCGTCGACGAGACCCTCCGCCGTGGCGGCACCATCACGGGCGAGCACGGGGTCGGTCTGGCTAAGAAGCCGTTCCTGCGTCAGCAGCTGGGGGACGCGAGCTACGAGCTGCTGGGTCGAGTCAAAAGGTCGCTCGATCCCGAAGGCCTCCTGAATCCGGGCAAGGTCTTCGATTGA
- the lutA gene encoding Lactate utilization protein A: MHCGLCLPTCPTYVETGRERSSPRGRIALMRSVADGDLELSRDLAEELDYCVGCLACQTACPAGVEYVSLLEAGRAAGEEAKLLSTPSRSVYRWLGMKLLMTRPWLLRLMARGVSIQQIPWIRKTLYRLGLMYLSPPALRKLEPTAPLMDPPFSDARIDSVESPPAKWWKGEPRARVALLTGCVQDISYARVNRATADVLLAAGCEVVTPRAQPCCGSLHAHNGEVDLAKQMARRTLDQFAPGALTPLDRLDAVISNAGGCGSHLRHYTNLLGDDPAYAELASSWDAKVRDAQEFVWHLVGGRQKAEGSKEAPPSRLETVLEESPSPTGGGARGGGAPGTTSSSSKRLTYDASCHLCHGQKVVNQPVELLRRLPGYEFVPLAESDWCCGAAGVYTITQPEQAGKLLERKLGNLRAAEPDVIATANPGCMHQLNLASRGDESLKIARVVHPMELLAEAVHGSR; this comes from the coding sequence ATGCATTGCGGCTTGTGCTTGCCGACCTGCCCAACCTATGTGGAGACGGGGCGCGAGCGTTCCAGCCCCCGCGGTCGCATCGCCTTGATGCGCTCGGTGGCCGATGGCGATCTCGAGTTGTCGCGTGACCTTGCCGAGGAGCTCGACTACTGCGTCGGCTGCTTGGCCTGCCAGACCGCTTGCCCCGCGGGGGTCGAGTACGTGTCGCTGCTCGAGGCGGGCCGCGCCGCCGGCGAAGAGGCCAAGCTGCTCAGCACGCCCTCGCGGTCGGTCTACCGTTGGCTCGGCATGAAGTTGCTGATGACCCGGCCGTGGCTCCTGCGCCTGATGGCCCGGGGCGTGTCGATCCAGCAGATCCCGTGGATACGCAAGACACTCTACCGACTCGGCCTGATGTACCTTTCACCGCCGGCCCTGAGGAAGCTCGAGCCGACCGCGCCGCTGATGGACCCGCCGTTCAGCGATGCACGCATCGACTCGGTTGAATCGCCCCCCGCAAAGTGGTGGAAGGGTGAACCTCGCGCCCGGGTCGCGTTGCTTACCGGCTGCGTGCAGGACATTTCTTACGCGCGGGTGAACCGGGCGACCGCCGACGTGCTGCTCGCCGCGGGCTGCGAGGTGGTAACCCCGCGCGCTCAGCCCTGTTGCGGCTCGCTCCACGCCCACAACGGCGAGGTCGATCTTGCCAAACAGATGGCTCGCCGAACGCTCGACCAGTTCGCCCCGGGCGCGTTGACGCCTCTCGACCGCCTTGACGCGGTCATTAGCAACGCGGGCGGGTGCGGCAGCCACCTGAGACACTACACGAACCTCCTAGGCGATGATCCGGCGTACGCGGAGTTGGCGTCGTCGTGGGACGCCAAGGTCCGCGACGCGCAGGAGTTCGTGTGGCATTTAGTAGGCGGTAGGCAGAAGGCAGAGGGCAGCAAAGAGGCACCGCCATCGCGGCTTGAAACGGTGCTAGAAGAATCCCCCTCCCCCACAGGGGGAGGGGCTAGGGGAGGGGGCGCCCCGGGGACGACCTCTTCATCATCAAAACGCCTCACCTACGACGCCTCGTGCCACCTCTGCCACGGCCAGAAGGTGGTGAACCAGCCGGTCGAGCTTCTCCGCCGCCTGCCCGGGTACGAGTTCGTCCCGCTTGCCGAGTCGGACTGGTGCTGCGGCGCCGCGGGGGTCTACACGATCACCCAGCCGGAGCAGGCCGGGAAGCTCCTCGAGCGGAAGCTCGGCAACCTGCGGGCGGCCGAACCGGACGTGATCGCGACCGCGAACCCCGGCTGTATGCACCAGCTGAACCTGGCCAGCCGGGGCGATGAGAGCTTGAAAATAGCCCGGGTCGTCCATCCGATGGAGCTGCTCGCCGAAGCGGTCCACGGATCGAGGTAG
- the kch_2 gene encoding Voltage-gated potassium channel Kch, protein MHVPLKRLLTTVVFFLTTCAVAAAVYAAHGWGLADAIYMVVITIFGVGYGEVRPVDTLTLRTVTMMLIVVSYGCVIYIAGGFVQMVMEGEINRALNRRRMTHGIEALSDHTILCGYGRAGRILAAELQRSGAAFVVVDQDEEKLNDAEAAGMLIVEGNAVEEEVLSRAGVERARVLATVLPDDAANVFITLTARELNPDVEIIARAENPSTEKKLIRSGADRVVLPAVIGGQRMAQLITRPGAEQMLADSGGNADLQHELGQLGMKLDELPITPDSPLDGHKLSDIDLGGNRGFLIVAVRRADGTMLLDPPGDCPLAGGDAVIVLGHAGELPKLEKRYAAAKEILYRGAKMRVGE, encoded by the coding sequence GTGCACGTGCCCCTCAAACGCCTGCTGACGACGGTCGTCTTCTTCTTGACGACCTGCGCCGTCGCCGCGGCGGTCTACGCGGCCCACGGCTGGGGCCTGGCGGACGCGATCTACATGGTCGTGATCACGATCTTCGGCGTCGGCTACGGCGAGGTCCGCCCGGTCGACACACTCACGCTCCGCACCGTGACGATGATGCTGATCGTCGTCTCTTACGGTTGCGTCATCTACATCGCGGGAGGGTTTGTTCAGATGGTGATGGAAGGCGAAATCAACCGCGCGCTCAACCGCCGGCGGATGACCCACGGCATCGAGGCGTTGTCTGACCACACGATCCTCTGCGGGTACGGCCGCGCCGGGCGCATCCTGGCGGCCGAGCTGCAGCGTTCCGGAGCGGCGTTCGTCGTCGTCGATCAGGACGAGGAGAAACTCAACGACGCCGAAGCCGCCGGCATGCTGATCGTTGAGGGCAACGCCGTCGAAGAGGAAGTCCTTTCCCGAGCCGGCGTCGAACGCGCCCGCGTGCTGGCGACCGTCCTGCCCGACGACGCGGCGAACGTCTTCATCACGCTCACAGCCCGCGAGCTCAACCCGGACGTGGAGATCATCGCCCGCGCGGAGAACCCCTCGACGGAGAAGAAGCTGATCCGTAGCGGCGCGGACCGCGTCGTCCTGCCAGCCGTGATCGGCGGGCAGCGGATGGCGCAACTGATTACCCGACCCGGCGCCGAGCAGATGCTCGCCGACTCCGGCGGCAACGCCGACCTGCAGCACGAGCTCGGTCAGCTCGGCATGAAGCTCGACGAGCTGCCCATCACGCCCGACTCGCCACTCGACGGGCACAAGCTGAGCGACATCGACCTGGGCGGCAACCGGGGCTTCTTGATCGTCGCGGTCCGGCGGGCTGACGGGACGATGCTGCTCGACCCGCCGGGTGATTGCCCTCTGGCGGGTGGCGACGCCGTCATCGTGCTGGGCCACGCCGGCGAGCTGCCGAAGCTCGAGAAGCGCTACGCGGCGGCAAAGGAGATCCTGTACCGCGGCGCGAAGATGCGAGTGGGGGAGTGA
- a CDS encoding Membrane dipeptidase (Peptidase family M19) translates to MTRVFQLLAFALLSAFTFSAHAEERGPIEVSEEALQLHNSCLLIDGHNDLPWEIRTKGSSNFTKLDISRPQPSLQTDLPRAREGGLKAQFWSVWVPAELDGTGKAFSTTLEQIELVRLMLDRYPDDLEFADTADDIERIAGEGKIASLIGVEGGHCIEESLGSLRKLHELGARYMTLTHGDTISWADSGTDEERNGGLTEFGRGVVSEMNRLGMMVDISHVSVQVMHQAIDTSSAPIIFSHSSSRAVADHPRNVPDDVLRRLPEKDGVVMVNFFSAFVVPAAVENYATLFKLRRKLREEGLDEGAVSSRVAEWRAKNRMPKGTIHDLLDHIDHIAEVAGVEHVGIGSDFDGVSVLPEGLEDVACYPRITQGMLDRGYTPDQIRGVLGGNLLRVMRKAEAVRE, encoded by the coding sequence ATGACACGGGTGTTTCAACTGCTGGCTTTCGCTTTGCTCAGCGCCTTTACCTTCTCGGCTCACGCCGAAGAGCGTGGGCCGATCGAGGTCTCCGAGGAGGCCTTGCAGCTGCACAACTCGTGCTTGCTGATCGATGGCCACAACGACTTGCCGTGGGAAATCCGCACGAAGGGATCGAGCAACTTCACGAAACTGGACATCTCGCGCCCGCAACCGAGCCTGCAGACCGACCTGCCGCGAGCCCGCGAGGGGGGCCTGAAGGCGCAGTTCTGGAGCGTCTGGGTTCCCGCGGAACTCGACGGCACGGGCAAGGCCTTCTCGACCACGCTCGAGCAGATCGAGCTCGTGCGGCTCATGCTCGACCGCTACCCGGATGACCTCGAGTTTGCCGATACCGCCGATGACATCGAGCGCATCGCCGGAGAGGGGAAGATCGCTTCGCTGATCGGCGTTGAAGGAGGGCACTGCATTGAGGAGTCGCTCGGCTCGCTCCGCAAGCTGCACGAGCTGGGCGCTCGTTACATGACCCTCACCCATGGCGACACGATCTCGTGGGCCGATTCGGGGACCGACGAGGAGCGGAACGGCGGACTGACCGAGTTCGGCCGCGGGGTGGTGAGCGAGATGAACCGCCTTGGCATGATGGTCGATATCTCGCACGTCTCGGTCCAGGTCATGCACCAAGCGATCGACACGAGTTCCGCGCCGATCATCTTCAGCCACAGCTCTTCCCGGGCCGTAGCGGACCACCCTCGCAACGTCCCCGACGACGTCCTCCGCCGGCTGCCGGAGAAGGACGGCGTGGTCATGGTCAACTTTTTCAGCGCGTTCGTCGTGCCGGCGGCGGTCGAGAACTACGCCACGCTCTTCAAACTCCGCCGCAAGCTCCGCGAAGAGGGCCTCGACGAGGGCGCCGTCAGCTCGCGGGTTGCCGAGTGGCGGGCCAAGAACCGCATGCCAAAAGGAACGATCCACGACTTGCTCGACCACATCGATCACATCGCCGAGGTCGCCGGTGTCGAGCACGTGGGGATCGGCTCCGATTTTGACGGCGTGAGTGTCCTTCCCGAGGGACTGGAGGACGTCGCCTGCTACCCGAGGATCACGCAGGGTATGCTAGACCGTGGATACACGCCCGATCAGATCCGGGGCGTGTTGGGAGGCAACCTCTTGCGTGTGATGCGCAAGGCGGAAGCCGTCCGCGAGTGA